One genomic window of Salvelinus alpinus chromosome 17, SLU_Salpinus.1, whole genome shotgun sequence includes the following:
- the LOC139542648 gene encoding TBC1 domain family member 25-like isoform X1: MATDEERGVVRVKVKKCEGMLPVEFRSFAVDPQITSLEVLQHILIRAFELNGKRNFGISYLSRDRGGLEVYLSLLSDWDLDAAFVSAAKPYLQLKMDIKPAEDSPVMEDWDIISPKEVICSDQLPGDRRSLAAAALPFTQSLLSQVTDNALALHPVSHLFYQPVTAALSQMMGRTLSRVQQALSWSYGEEVKPFKPPLSDAEFHSYLNGQGQLSRPEELRLRIYHGGVEPSLRKVVWRYLLNVYPDGLTGQERMDYMKRKTREYDQLKGEWSARVSPEDLEFIRGNVLKDVLRTDRAHPYYAGSEDSPHLTALTDLLTTFAITHPQVSYCQGMSDIASPILAVMDNEAHAFICFCGIMKRLEGNFRPDGQLMSVKFQHLKLLLQYSDPEFYCYLVSRGADDLFFCYRWLLLELKREFAFDDALRMLEVTWSSLPPDPPETEVELFGPPLETDQTRMTSESGVEKRPAFAGEEEGEQKEKQRRRHMLRPSREEADGGRKIDMEEGEREDRGARREGEGNFDMPYVGEEKAHNNAPVPPFEKQTSFGEFKYYNARNKDSFDFVERDPPEGPVEMEASLHPVSSPPARQGTEDSEEDPGERAPLITDDDKSSSPETEERSSPNGQTASPVSPFPHGLPSWKNGSSLSPGSTPSPSSWRGASPDTPSPKYTSPILPNGRVESPEKATRGFASFASVPNGTGANSPATPTGRSLVSSPLLTRSLLSSPILSFGRALPSLPVSTVNKSFPSNLPSPCSRASSTAPNTPNSTKPENTTIKPCSLPPPQEFGKGNPFMLFLCLSILLEHRDHIIKNSFDYNELAMHFDRLVRRHNLGRVLQRAKALFADYLQSEVWDSEEGDEVSSDSPTTVTAAFHSPPPSATRPLFTPLSSSPNSTYNLADTIPAPSPVSLSPSS; encoded by the exons ATGGCAACTGATGAGGAGAGGGGCGTAGTGCGTGTCAAAGTCAAG AAGTGTGAGGGGATGCTGCCAGTGGAGTTTCGCTCATTTGCTGTGGATCCTCAGATAACATCCCTTGAGGTGCTACAGCACATCCTCATCCGAGCCTTTGAGTTAAATGG CAAACGCAACTTTGGAATAAGTTACCTATCCCGGGACCGTGGAGGTTTGGAAGTGTATCTTTCGCTCCTGTCTGACTGGGATTTAGATGCTGCATTTGTCAGTGCAGCTAAACCTTATCTACAGCTCAAGATGGACATTAAGCCTGCCGAAGACA GTCCCGTTATGGAAGACTGGGACATAATAAGCCCCAAAGAAGTGATTTGTTCTGACCAGCTTCCCGGGGATAGGAGGTCCTTGGCGGCTGCGGCCCTCCCCTTCACCCAGTCCCTACTGTCCCAGGTTACTGACAACGCTCTCGCTCTTCACCCTGTCAGCCATCTTTTTTACCAGCCAGTCACTGCTGCCTTGAGTCAG ATGATGGGTCGAACACTGTCCAGAGTACAACAGGCCTTGAGCTGGTCTTACGGGGAGGAGGTGAAGCCTTTCAAGCCCCCTTTGAGCGATGCGGAGTTCCACAGTTACCTCAACGGCCAGGGCCAGCTTTCCCGACCAGAGGAACTGAGGCTACGCATCTATCATGGTGGGGTAGAGCCTTCACTACGCAAG GTTGTGTGGCGTTACCTCCTGAACGTGTACCCCGATGGGCTGACCGGTCAGGAGAGGATGGACTACATGAAGAGAAAGACTAGGGAGTACGACCAGCTAAAGGGGGAGTGGTCAGCTAGGGTCAGTCCAGAGGACCTGGAGTTCATCAGGGGCAACGTACTGAAGGACGTCCTGAGGACCGACCGGGCCCATCCCTATTACGCCGGCTCCGAGGACAGCCCCCACCTCACCGCTCTCACCGACCTGCTTACCACCTTTGCCATTACACATCCACAG GTGTCGTACTGCCAAGGCATGAGTGACATCGCTTCTCCGATACTTGCCGTTATGGACAATGAGGCACATGCATTCATCTGTTTCTGTGGCATCATGAAACGCCTAGAGGGCAATTTCCGCCCGGATGGCCAACTCATGTCCGTCAAGTTCCAGCATCTGAAGCTGCTACTGCAGTACTCAGACCCCGAGTTCTACTGTTATTTGGTGTCCCGCGGAGCTGATGACCTGTTCTTCTGTTACCGCTGGCTGCTCTTGGAACTCAAACGGGAGTTTGCCTTCGACGATGCCCTGAGGATGCTGGAGGTCACCTGGAGCTCCCTGCCTCCTGATCCTCCCGAAACGGAAGTGGAGCTTTTTGGGCCGCCCCtagagacagaccagaccagaatgACATCTGAGAGTGGTGTTGAAAAGAGGCCTGCTTTCGCAGGTGAAGAAGAAGGGGAGCAGAAAGAGAAGCAGCGGCGACGACACATGTTGAGGCCTTCAAGAGAGGAGGCAGACGGCGGGAGAAAGATCGACATGGAGGAAGGAGAGCGGGAGGACAGAGGGGCcagaagagagggtgaggggaACTTCGACATGCCTTACGTAGGAGAGGAGAAGGCGCACAACAATGCACCTGTTCCTCCCTTTGAGAAGCAGACCAGTTTTGGTGAGTTCAAATACTACAATGCACGGAACAAGGACAGCTTTGATTTCGTGGAGAGAGACCCACCAGAGGGTCCTGTTGAGATGGAAGCCTCCTTGCACCCTGTATCAAGTCCACCGGCCCGGCAGGGCACCGAGGACAGCGAGGAGGATCCAGGGGAGAGAGCACCTCTTATAACGGATGATGACAAGTCCTCCAGCccagagacggaggagaggagctcCCCTAATGGACAAACAGCATCTCCGGTCTCCCCATTTCCTCATGGTCTGCCAAGCTGGAAGAATGGTTCCTCTTTGTCTCCAGGCTCCACTCCCTCCCCCTCAAGTTGGAGAGGTGCCTCCCCAGACACCCCGTCACCAAAGTACACCTCCCCCATTTTACCCAACGGAAGGGTTGAGTCGCCAGAGAAAGCCACAAGAGGATTTGCTTCCTTTGCCTCGGTGCCGAACGGAACCGGAGCTAACTCTCCCGCTACCCCAACAGGGAGGTCCTTGGTTTCCTCTCCCCTACTGACTAGATCATTGCTCTCCTCCCCTATTTTGTCCTTCGGGAGAGCTCTTCCTTCGCTGCCGGTCAGCACAGTCAACAAGTCCTTTCCCAGTAACCTCCCTTCTCCTTGCAGCAGAGCCTCCAGCACCGCGCCCAACACTCCAAATTCAACCAAACCAGAGAATACCACCATCAAACCTTGTTCCCTGCCACCGCCTCAAGAGTTTGGTAAAGGGAATCCTTTCATGTTGTTCCTTTGCCTGTCAATCCTGTTGGAGCATCGAGACCACATTATAAAGAACAGCTTTGATTACAACGAGCTGGCTATGCACTTTGACCGCCTTGTTCGGCGACACAATCTGGGCAGGGTGCTGCAGCGCGCCAAGGCCTTGTTTGCGGACTACCTGCAGAGTGAGGTGTGGGATTCAGAGGAAGGGGATGAGGTCAGCTCGGACTCGCCCACCACAGTCACTGCTGCTTTCCACTCCCCGCCCCCCTCTGCCACCAGGCCTCTTTTTACCCCTTTGTCATCCTCTCCAAACTCCACCTATAATCTGGCTGATACCATACCTGCCCCTtcacctgtctccctctctccttcctcttga
- the LOC139542648 gene encoding TBC1 domain family member 25-like isoform X4, which yields MDIKPAEDSPVMEDWDIISPKEVICSDQLPGDRRSLAAAALPFTQSLLSQVTDNALALHPVSHLFYQPVTAALSQMMGRTLSRVQQALSWSYGEEVKPFKPPLSDAEFHSYLNGQGQLSRPEELRLRIYHGGVEPSLRKVVWRYLLNVYPDGLTGQERMDYMKRKTREYDQLKGEWSARVSPEDLEFIRGNVLKDVLRTDRAHPYYAGSEDSPHLTALTDLLTTFAITHPQVSYCQGMSDIASPILAVMDNEAHAFICFCGIMKRLEGNFRPDGQLMSVKFQHLKLLLQYSDPEFYCYLVSRGADDLFFCYRWLLLELKREFAFDDALRMLEVTWSSLPPDPPETEVELFGPPLETDQTRMTSESGVEKRPAFAGEEEGEQKEKQRRRHMLRPSREEADGGRKIDMEEGEREDRGARREGEGNFDMPYVGEEKAHNNAPVPPFEKQTSFGEFKYYNARNKDSFDFVERDPPEGPVEMEASLHPVSSPPARQGTEDSEEDPGERAPLITDDDKSSSPETEERSSPNGQTASPVSPFPHGLPSWKNGSSLSPGSTPSPSSWRGASPDTPSPKYTSPILPNGRVESPEKATRGFASFASVPNGTGANSPATPTGRSLVSSPLLTRSLLSSPILSFGRALPSLPVSTVNKSFPSNLPSPCSRASSTAPNTPNSTKPENTTIKPCSLPPPQEFGKGNPFMLFLCLSILLEHRDHIIKNSFDYNELAMHFDRLVRRHNLGRVLQRAKALFADYLQSEVWDSEEGDEVSSDSPTTVTAAFHSPPPSATRPLFTPLSSSPNSTYNLADTIPAPSPVSLSPSS from the exons ATGGACATTAAGCCTGCCGAAGACA GTCCCGTTATGGAAGACTGGGACATAATAAGCCCCAAAGAAGTGATTTGTTCTGACCAGCTTCCCGGGGATAGGAGGTCCTTGGCGGCTGCGGCCCTCCCCTTCACCCAGTCCCTACTGTCCCAGGTTACTGACAACGCTCTCGCTCTTCACCCTGTCAGCCATCTTTTTTACCAGCCAGTCACTGCTGCCTTGAGTCAG ATGATGGGTCGAACACTGTCCAGAGTACAACAGGCCTTGAGCTGGTCTTACGGGGAGGAGGTGAAGCCTTTCAAGCCCCCTTTGAGCGATGCGGAGTTCCACAGTTACCTCAACGGCCAGGGCCAGCTTTCCCGACCAGAGGAACTGAGGCTACGCATCTATCATGGTGGGGTAGAGCCTTCACTACGCAAG GTTGTGTGGCGTTACCTCCTGAACGTGTACCCCGATGGGCTGACCGGTCAGGAGAGGATGGACTACATGAAGAGAAAGACTAGGGAGTACGACCAGCTAAAGGGGGAGTGGTCAGCTAGGGTCAGTCCAGAGGACCTGGAGTTCATCAGGGGCAACGTACTGAAGGACGTCCTGAGGACCGACCGGGCCCATCCCTATTACGCCGGCTCCGAGGACAGCCCCCACCTCACCGCTCTCACCGACCTGCTTACCACCTTTGCCATTACACATCCACAG GTGTCGTACTGCCAAGGCATGAGTGACATCGCTTCTCCGATACTTGCCGTTATGGACAATGAGGCACATGCATTCATCTGTTTCTGTGGCATCATGAAACGCCTAGAGGGCAATTTCCGCCCGGATGGCCAACTCATGTCCGTCAAGTTCCAGCATCTGAAGCTGCTACTGCAGTACTCAGACCCCGAGTTCTACTGTTATTTGGTGTCCCGCGGAGCTGATGACCTGTTCTTCTGTTACCGCTGGCTGCTCTTGGAACTCAAACGGGAGTTTGCCTTCGACGATGCCCTGAGGATGCTGGAGGTCACCTGGAGCTCCCTGCCTCCTGATCCTCCCGAAACGGAAGTGGAGCTTTTTGGGCCGCCCCtagagacagaccagaccagaatgACATCTGAGAGTGGTGTTGAAAAGAGGCCTGCTTTCGCAGGTGAAGAAGAAGGGGAGCAGAAAGAGAAGCAGCGGCGACGACACATGTTGAGGCCTTCAAGAGAGGAGGCAGACGGCGGGAGAAAGATCGACATGGAGGAAGGAGAGCGGGAGGACAGAGGGGCcagaagagagggtgaggggaACTTCGACATGCCTTACGTAGGAGAGGAGAAGGCGCACAACAATGCACCTGTTCCTCCCTTTGAGAAGCAGACCAGTTTTGGTGAGTTCAAATACTACAATGCACGGAACAAGGACAGCTTTGATTTCGTGGAGAGAGACCCACCAGAGGGTCCTGTTGAGATGGAAGCCTCCTTGCACCCTGTATCAAGTCCACCGGCCCGGCAGGGCACCGAGGACAGCGAGGAGGATCCAGGGGAGAGAGCACCTCTTATAACGGATGATGACAAGTCCTCCAGCccagagacggaggagaggagctcCCCTAATGGACAAACAGCATCTCCGGTCTCCCCATTTCCTCATGGTCTGCCAAGCTGGAAGAATGGTTCCTCTTTGTCTCCAGGCTCCACTCCCTCCCCCTCAAGTTGGAGAGGTGCCTCCCCAGACACCCCGTCACCAAAGTACACCTCCCCCATTTTACCCAACGGAAGGGTTGAGTCGCCAGAGAAAGCCACAAGAGGATTTGCTTCCTTTGCCTCGGTGCCGAACGGAACCGGAGCTAACTCTCCCGCTACCCCAACAGGGAGGTCCTTGGTTTCCTCTCCCCTACTGACTAGATCATTGCTCTCCTCCCCTATTTTGTCCTTCGGGAGAGCTCTTCCTTCGCTGCCGGTCAGCACAGTCAACAAGTCCTTTCCCAGTAACCTCCCTTCTCCTTGCAGCAGAGCCTCCAGCACCGCGCCCAACACTCCAAATTCAACCAAACCAGAGAATACCACCATCAAACCTTGTTCCCTGCCACCGCCTCAAGAGTTTGGTAAAGGGAATCCTTTCATGTTGTTCCTTTGCCTGTCAATCCTGTTGGAGCATCGAGACCACATTATAAAGAACAGCTTTGATTACAACGAGCTGGCTATGCACTTTGACCGCCTTGTTCGGCGACACAATCTGGGCAGGGTGCTGCAGCGCGCCAAGGCCTTGTTTGCGGACTACCTGCAGAGTGAGGTGTGGGATTCAGAGGAAGGGGATGAGGTCAGCTCGGACTCGCCCACCACAGTCACTGCTGCTTTCCACTCCCCGCCCCCCTCTGCCACCAGGCCTCTTTTTACCCCTTTGTCATCCTCTCCAAACTCCACCTATAATCTGGCTGATACCATACCTGCCCCTtcacctgtctccctctctccttcctcttga
- the LOC139542648 gene encoding TBC1 domain family member 25-like isoform X3: MATDEERGVVRVKVKKCEGMLPVEFRSFAVDPQITSLEVLQHILIRAFELNGKRNFGISYLSRDRGGLEVYLSLLSDWDLDAAFVSAAKPYLQLKMDIKPAEDSPVMEDWDIISPKEVICSDQLPGDRRSLAAAALPFTQSLLSQMMGRTLSRVQQALSWSYGEEVKPFKPPLSDAEFHSYLNGQGQLSRPEELRLRIYHGGVEPSLRKVVWRYLLNVYPDGLTGQERMDYMKRKTREYDQLKGEWSARVSPEDLEFIRGNVLKDVLRTDRAHPYYAGSEDSPHLTALTDLLTTFAITHPQVSYCQGMSDIASPILAVMDNEAHAFICFCGIMKRLEGNFRPDGQLMSVKFQHLKLLLQYSDPEFYCYLVSRGADDLFFCYRWLLLELKREFAFDDALRMLEVTWSSLPPDPPETEVELFGPPLETDQTRMTSESGVEKRPAFAGEEEGEQKEKQRRRHMLRPSREEADGGRKIDMEEGEREDRGARREGEGNFDMPYVGEEKAHNNAPVPPFEKQTSFGEFKYYNARNKDSFDFVERDPPEGPVEMEASLHPVSSPPARQGTEDSEEDPGERAPLITDDDKSSSPETEERSSPNGQTASPVSPFPHGLPSWKNGSSLSPGSTPSPSSWRGASPDTPSPKYTSPILPNGRVESPEKATRGFASFASVPNGTGANSPATPTGRSLVSSPLLTRSLLSSPILSFGRALPSLPVSTVNKSFPSNLPSPCSRASSTAPNTPNSTKPENTTIKPCSLPPPQEFGKGNPFMLFLCLSILLEHRDHIIKNSFDYNELAMHFDRLVRRHNLGRVLQRAKALFADYLQSEVWDSEEGDEVSSDSPTTVTAAFHSPPPSATRPLFTPLSSSPNSTYNLADTIPAPSPVSLSPSS, translated from the exons ATGGCAACTGATGAGGAGAGGGGCGTAGTGCGTGTCAAAGTCAAG AAGTGTGAGGGGATGCTGCCAGTGGAGTTTCGCTCATTTGCTGTGGATCCTCAGATAACATCCCTTGAGGTGCTACAGCACATCCTCATCCGAGCCTTTGAGTTAAATGG CAAACGCAACTTTGGAATAAGTTACCTATCCCGGGACCGTGGAGGTTTGGAAGTGTATCTTTCGCTCCTGTCTGACTGGGATTTAGATGCTGCATTTGTCAGTGCAGCTAAACCTTATCTACAGCTCAAGATGGACATTAAGCCTGCCGAAGACA GTCCCGTTATGGAAGACTGGGACATAATAAGCCCCAAAGAAGTGATTTGTTCTGACCAGCTTCCCGGGGATAGGAGGTCCTTGGCGGCTGCGGCCCTCCCCTTCACCCAGTCCCTACTGTCCCAG ATGATGGGTCGAACACTGTCCAGAGTACAACAGGCCTTGAGCTGGTCTTACGGGGAGGAGGTGAAGCCTTTCAAGCCCCCTTTGAGCGATGCGGAGTTCCACAGTTACCTCAACGGCCAGGGCCAGCTTTCCCGACCAGAGGAACTGAGGCTACGCATCTATCATGGTGGGGTAGAGCCTTCACTACGCAAG GTTGTGTGGCGTTACCTCCTGAACGTGTACCCCGATGGGCTGACCGGTCAGGAGAGGATGGACTACATGAAGAGAAAGACTAGGGAGTACGACCAGCTAAAGGGGGAGTGGTCAGCTAGGGTCAGTCCAGAGGACCTGGAGTTCATCAGGGGCAACGTACTGAAGGACGTCCTGAGGACCGACCGGGCCCATCCCTATTACGCCGGCTCCGAGGACAGCCCCCACCTCACCGCTCTCACCGACCTGCTTACCACCTTTGCCATTACACATCCACAG GTGTCGTACTGCCAAGGCATGAGTGACATCGCTTCTCCGATACTTGCCGTTATGGACAATGAGGCACATGCATTCATCTGTTTCTGTGGCATCATGAAACGCCTAGAGGGCAATTTCCGCCCGGATGGCCAACTCATGTCCGTCAAGTTCCAGCATCTGAAGCTGCTACTGCAGTACTCAGACCCCGAGTTCTACTGTTATTTGGTGTCCCGCGGAGCTGATGACCTGTTCTTCTGTTACCGCTGGCTGCTCTTGGAACTCAAACGGGAGTTTGCCTTCGACGATGCCCTGAGGATGCTGGAGGTCACCTGGAGCTCCCTGCCTCCTGATCCTCCCGAAACGGAAGTGGAGCTTTTTGGGCCGCCCCtagagacagaccagaccagaatgACATCTGAGAGTGGTGTTGAAAAGAGGCCTGCTTTCGCAGGTGAAGAAGAAGGGGAGCAGAAAGAGAAGCAGCGGCGACGACACATGTTGAGGCCTTCAAGAGAGGAGGCAGACGGCGGGAGAAAGATCGACATGGAGGAAGGAGAGCGGGAGGACAGAGGGGCcagaagagagggtgaggggaACTTCGACATGCCTTACGTAGGAGAGGAGAAGGCGCACAACAATGCACCTGTTCCTCCCTTTGAGAAGCAGACCAGTTTTGGTGAGTTCAAATACTACAATGCACGGAACAAGGACAGCTTTGATTTCGTGGAGAGAGACCCACCAGAGGGTCCTGTTGAGATGGAAGCCTCCTTGCACCCTGTATCAAGTCCACCGGCCCGGCAGGGCACCGAGGACAGCGAGGAGGATCCAGGGGAGAGAGCACCTCTTATAACGGATGATGACAAGTCCTCCAGCccagagacggaggagaggagctcCCCTAATGGACAAACAGCATCTCCGGTCTCCCCATTTCCTCATGGTCTGCCAAGCTGGAAGAATGGTTCCTCTTTGTCTCCAGGCTCCACTCCCTCCCCCTCAAGTTGGAGAGGTGCCTCCCCAGACACCCCGTCACCAAAGTACACCTCCCCCATTTTACCCAACGGAAGGGTTGAGTCGCCAGAGAAAGCCACAAGAGGATTTGCTTCCTTTGCCTCGGTGCCGAACGGAACCGGAGCTAACTCTCCCGCTACCCCAACAGGGAGGTCCTTGGTTTCCTCTCCCCTACTGACTAGATCATTGCTCTCCTCCCCTATTTTGTCCTTCGGGAGAGCTCTTCCTTCGCTGCCGGTCAGCACAGTCAACAAGTCCTTTCCCAGTAACCTCCCTTCTCCTTGCAGCAGAGCCTCCAGCACCGCGCCCAACACTCCAAATTCAACCAAACCAGAGAATACCACCATCAAACCTTGTTCCCTGCCACCGCCTCAAGAGTTTGGTAAAGGGAATCCTTTCATGTTGTTCCTTTGCCTGTCAATCCTGTTGGAGCATCGAGACCACATTATAAAGAACAGCTTTGATTACAACGAGCTGGCTATGCACTTTGACCGCCTTGTTCGGCGACACAATCTGGGCAGGGTGCTGCAGCGCGCCAAGGCCTTGTTTGCGGACTACCTGCAGAGTGAGGTGTGGGATTCAGAGGAAGGGGATGAGGTCAGCTCGGACTCGCCCACCACAGTCACTGCTGCTTTCCACTCCCCGCCCCCCTCTGCCACCAGGCCTCTTTTTACCCCTTTGTCATCCTCTCCAAACTCCACCTATAATCTGGCTGATACCATACCTGCCCCTtcacctgtctccctctctccttcctcttga
- the LOC139542648 gene encoding TBC1 domain family member 25-like isoform X2 has protein sequence MLPVEFRSFAVDPQITSLEVLQHILIRAFELNGKRNFGISYLSRDRGGLEVYLSLLSDWDLDAAFVSAAKPYLQLKMDIKPAEDSPVMEDWDIISPKEVICSDQLPGDRRSLAAAALPFTQSLLSQVTDNALALHPVSHLFYQPVTAALSQMMGRTLSRVQQALSWSYGEEVKPFKPPLSDAEFHSYLNGQGQLSRPEELRLRIYHGGVEPSLRKVVWRYLLNVYPDGLTGQERMDYMKRKTREYDQLKGEWSARVSPEDLEFIRGNVLKDVLRTDRAHPYYAGSEDSPHLTALTDLLTTFAITHPQVSYCQGMSDIASPILAVMDNEAHAFICFCGIMKRLEGNFRPDGQLMSVKFQHLKLLLQYSDPEFYCYLVSRGADDLFFCYRWLLLELKREFAFDDALRMLEVTWSSLPPDPPETEVELFGPPLETDQTRMTSESGVEKRPAFAGEEEGEQKEKQRRRHMLRPSREEADGGRKIDMEEGEREDRGARREGEGNFDMPYVGEEKAHNNAPVPPFEKQTSFGEFKYYNARNKDSFDFVERDPPEGPVEMEASLHPVSSPPARQGTEDSEEDPGERAPLITDDDKSSSPETEERSSPNGQTASPVSPFPHGLPSWKNGSSLSPGSTPSPSSWRGASPDTPSPKYTSPILPNGRVESPEKATRGFASFASVPNGTGANSPATPTGRSLVSSPLLTRSLLSSPILSFGRALPSLPVSTVNKSFPSNLPSPCSRASSTAPNTPNSTKPENTTIKPCSLPPPQEFGKGNPFMLFLCLSILLEHRDHIIKNSFDYNELAMHFDRLVRRHNLGRVLQRAKALFADYLQSEVWDSEEGDEVSSDSPTTVTAAFHSPPPSATRPLFTPLSSSPNSTYNLADTIPAPSPVSLSPSS, from the exons ATGCTGCCAGTGGAGTTTCGCTCATTTGCTGTGGATCCTCAGATAACATCCCTTGAGGTGCTACAGCACATCCTCATCCGAGCCTTTGAGTTAAATGG CAAACGCAACTTTGGAATAAGTTACCTATCCCGGGACCGTGGAGGTTTGGAAGTGTATCTTTCGCTCCTGTCTGACTGGGATTTAGATGCTGCATTTGTCAGTGCAGCTAAACCTTATCTACAGCTCAAGATGGACATTAAGCCTGCCGAAGACA GTCCCGTTATGGAAGACTGGGACATAATAAGCCCCAAAGAAGTGATTTGTTCTGACCAGCTTCCCGGGGATAGGAGGTCCTTGGCGGCTGCGGCCCTCCCCTTCACCCAGTCCCTACTGTCCCAGGTTACTGACAACGCTCTCGCTCTTCACCCTGTCAGCCATCTTTTTTACCAGCCAGTCACTGCTGCCTTGAGTCAG ATGATGGGTCGAACACTGTCCAGAGTACAACAGGCCTTGAGCTGGTCTTACGGGGAGGAGGTGAAGCCTTTCAAGCCCCCTTTGAGCGATGCGGAGTTCCACAGTTACCTCAACGGCCAGGGCCAGCTTTCCCGACCAGAGGAACTGAGGCTACGCATCTATCATGGTGGGGTAGAGCCTTCACTACGCAAG GTTGTGTGGCGTTACCTCCTGAACGTGTACCCCGATGGGCTGACCGGTCAGGAGAGGATGGACTACATGAAGAGAAAGACTAGGGAGTACGACCAGCTAAAGGGGGAGTGGTCAGCTAGGGTCAGTCCAGAGGACCTGGAGTTCATCAGGGGCAACGTACTGAAGGACGTCCTGAGGACCGACCGGGCCCATCCCTATTACGCCGGCTCCGAGGACAGCCCCCACCTCACCGCTCTCACCGACCTGCTTACCACCTTTGCCATTACACATCCACAG GTGTCGTACTGCCAAGGCATGAGTGACATCGCTTCTCCGATACTTGCCGTTATGGACAATGAGGCACATGCATTCATCTGTTTCTGTGGCATCATGAAACGCCTAGAGGGCAATTTCCGCCCGGATGGCCAACTCATGTCCGTCAAGTTCCAGCATCTGAAGCTGCTACTGCAGTACTCAGACCCCGAGTTCTACTGTTATTTGGTGTCCCGCGGAGCTGATGACCTGTTCTTCTGTTACCGCTGGCTGCTCTTGGAACTCAAACGGGAGTTTGCCTTCGACGATGCCCTGAGGATGCTGGAGGTCACCTGGAGCTCCCTGCCTCCTGATCCTCCCGAAACGGAAGTGGAGCTTTTTGGGCCGCCCCtagagacagaccagaccagaatgACATCTGAGAGTGGTGTTGAAAAGAGGCCTGCTTTCGCAGGTGAAGAAGAAGGGGAGCAGAAAGAGAAGCAGCGGCGACGACACATGTTGAGGCCTTCAAGAGAGGAGGCAGACGGCGGGAGAAAGATCGACATGGAGGAAGGAGAGCGGGAGGACAGAGGGGCcagaagagagggtgaggggaACTTCGACATGCCTTACGTAGGAGAGGAGAAGGCGCACAACAATGCACCTGTTCCTCCCTTTGAGAAGCAGACCAGTTTTGGTGAGTTCAAATACTACAATGCACGGAACAAGGACAGCTTTGATTTCGTGGAGAGAGACCCACCAGAGGGTCCTGTTGAGATGGAAGCCTCCTTGCACCCTGTATCAAGTCCACCGGCCCGGCAGGGCACCGAGGACAGCGAGGAGGATCCAGGGGAGAGAGCACCTCTTATAACGGATGATGACAAGTCCTCCAGCccagagacggaggagaggagctcCCCTAATGGACAAACAGCATCTCCGGTCTCCCCATTTCCTCATGGTCTGCCAAGCTGGAAGAATGGTTCCTCTTTGTCTCCAGGCTCCACTCCCTCCCCCTCAAGTTGGAGAGGTGCCTCCCCAGACACCCCGTCACCAAAGTACACCTCCCCCATTTTACCCAACGGAAGGGTTGAGTCGCCAGAGAAAGCCACAAGAGGATTTGCTTCCTTTGCCTCGGTGCCGAACGGAACCGGAGCTAACTCTCCCGCTACCCCAACAGGGAGGTCCTTGGTTTCCTCTCCCCTACTGACTAGATCATTGCTCTCCTCCCCTATTTTGTCCTTCGGGAGAGCTCTTCCTTCGCTGCCGGTCAGCACAGTCAACAAGTCCTTTCCCAGTAACCTCCCTTCTCCTTGCAGCAGAGCCTCCAGCACCGCGCCCAACACTCCAAATTCAACCAAACCAGAGAATACCACCATCAAACCTTGTTCCCTGCCACCGCCTCAAGAGTTTGGTAAAGGGAATCCTTTCATGTTGTTCCTTTGCCTGTCAATCCTGTTGGAGCATCGAGACCACATTATAAAGAACAGCTTTGATTACAACGAGCTGGCTATGCACTTTGACCGCCTTGTTCGGCGACACAATCTGGGCAGGGTGCTGCAGCGCGCCAAGGCCTTGTTTGCGGACTACCTGCAGAGTGAGGTGTGGGATTCAGAGGAAGGGGATGAGGTCAGCTCGGACTCGCCCACCACAGTCACTGCTGCTTTCCACTCCCCGCCCCCCTCTGCCACCAGGCCTCTTTTTACCCCTTTGTCATCCTCTCCAAACTCCACCTATAATCTGGCTGATACCATACCTGCCCCTtcacctgtctccctctctccttcctcttga